GCGGTCCGCACCGCGGCCACCCGGGCGTCGACAGGCGGGTCGACCGGGGCCGCCGACTGGGCGGTTGCCGCGGGCATCTTCATGGCGACCACCGCTGTCGCGGCGGCTGCCAGGCTCAGGACGCAACCGGCTGCGACGAGGCGCAGGGGTGTGCTCTTCACGAAATTTCCTCACTGGGGACGGGGCGGGCCCCCGCCACCGGCCGAGGGCTGCAGACCGACCGGCGGATGGCGGGGGCGAGGAGGCCTGGGATCCGCTGGGCAGGTGGATGAACTCCCGGCGTCCTCTGAGTGAAGACATTGGCATCCGCAAGTGGTGGCTGTGATATCCCAACAGGGCATAACCTCACCGCTATGGAGTTGGAACTGCGCCACTTGCGGATCGTCTGCCGGGTCTCGGACACGGGCAGTGTGTCGAAGGCGGCTGCCGCGTTGGGGGTGTCGCAGCCGTCGTTGACGGCTCAGTTGCATCGGATCGAGGAGGCGATCGGCGGTCCGCTGTTCGAGCGAGGCCCGTACGGCGTGATGGCGACTCCGCTCGGTCGGCATGTCCTGGGTCGGGCGCGGGCCATGCTCGCGGACATGGACGATCTGCTCGGCAGCAGCCGGCGCTACACCGATGCGCCGAGGACGCTGCGGCTCGGTTCGCTGCGGACGGTGATGTTCGGCGCGTGGCTGGCCCGCCTGGAGGACGTGTTACCCGAGCGGGAGTTCAGCACCCAGGTCGATGCGTCGTGTGCGACCCTGACGGATCTGCTGGCTGCTGACGTGTTGGACGTGGCGATGATCGGGCGCTGCGACGATGACCATGCACCGCCTTGTCCGCCAGGCGTCCGGGAACAGACGATGGTCCATCCCGAGCCGTTCGCGCTTGCGCTGCCGCTGGACCATCGGCTGGCTGACCGTACCGACATCACGCTGACTGATCTTGCTGACGATGTGTGGATCTGCCCGCCGGCCGGCAAGGAGGACGGTGATCTCGCGTCACTCCGCGATGCGTGCGAGCGGCTCGGGTTCACCCCGCAGTTCCGTTACTACAACCTCGACACCACGGAGATCGAGCAGTTGATCGCTGCGGGTCGTGGGATCAGCCTGTGCGCGCCCACCGTCCGCGACATCGCCGGGTCAGTGATTCGTCCCCTGGTCGGTCAGCCCATCTCGTGGCGCCGGGTGCTGCGCTACCGGCCCGAGAACGTCACCCAGGCCGAGCTCGACCTCATTCACCGCGCCTTCATCGATACCTACCGCACCACCATCGCCGAAAACGCCGAACTCCGCCCCTGGTGGTGGGACCATCCCGACTCCCACCCCACCGTCATCGAGCCTTAGCCCGGACCGGGTCGGGCTGATGCCGTTGACCAGGGTGCCGCCGTCATCACCACCGGCTAGCCCAGGACGTC
The Kribbella voronezhensis DNA segment above includes these coding regions:
- a CDS encoding LysR family transcriptional regulator translates to MELELRHLRIVCRVSDTGSVSKAAAALGVSQPSLTAQLHRIEEAIGGPLFERGPYGVMATPLGRHVLGRARAMLADMDDLLGSSRRYTDAPRTLRLGSLRTVMFGAWLARLEDVLPEREFSTQVDASCATLTDLLAADVLDVAMIGRCDDDHAPPCPPGVREQTMVHPEPFALALPLDHRLADRTDITLTDLADDVWICPPAGKEDGDLASLRDACERLGFTPQFRYYNLDTTEIEQLIAAGRGISLCAPTVRDIAGSVIRPLVGQPISWRRVLRYRPENVTQAELDLIHRAFIDTYRTTIAENAELRPWWWDHPDSHPTVIEP